Sequence from the Maribacter algicola genome:
CACTATATTTTATCATTTATACTTTTTTTACCATTTCTGGCACTTGCCCAATTTGGACACGGCACCGTTTTTGACAACTATGGCGGAATCTATAATGTGGTGCAAAATCCGGCCAACAGTGTAGAATCCAAATACAGGTATCATATCAACGGTATGTCCTATCACTTTTTCAATCCCACCGAGATTGGCGAAACCGATTTTCAGGACATCATCCAAAATCCAAATGGTTTCAATGCTTTGGACTTTCAAGAAGTTGATGAAAAAAGTTTAAGTCTTAAAAATAACTCCATGGTTGACCAAGATATTTTATTGCCCTCTGTTCTTTGGGGTTTTTCTCCCAGGCATGCCGCTGCTTTTCTATGGCGTTCCCGTTCCTACACGGATTACCAAGGCTACAATGGAGGGCTTTGGGCACGACTGACCAATCCCGATTATAACGGATCCATACCCATAAATACATCCAACTTCAACAATACCACCCACCAATGGGACGAATTTGGTATCAACTATGCCTTTGCAGCCATTAGGGGTAACTATCACTTTTTAAAAATTGGTGGCACCATTAAATATTTGGCCGGTAGGCGTGGTACAGAGGTGCGCGGCAGTCTTTCAACCGACGAAAACGGAAACATTACAGGCGTTGAACAATTAACCTATTTAAACACTGCCACCGCATCACTTCCTTCCAACGCTACAGCAGAAACCGATGCATTTTACACCCATGCGATTGGGTTTGATTATAATGGACAGGGAATAGGTGGGGATATTGGCCTAGTTTACGAGTGGCGTCCAAGAGAGACTAACCGGGTTGGCGCCAGGAATAGCAGTGCAACCGTTAACACATACAAGTTACGGTTAAGCGCCGCTGTTTTGGATATTGGAGGTATTGAGTACGGAAAAGAAGAAAAGGACATACGAAAGATGTTGTTTAAATTTGAAGGTAACTCAATTGAACCGGACAATACAGAAGAACTGTTCCAAACCTTGGATGGTGCAAATACCCATACTCCACAGGATGAAAGGATTCAACAGGGCAGCGTCACGTTTGCGCTTCCCATGAGCTTAAACATCAATGCGGACTACCTAGTCCTGAATGACAATAAATACTATGTAAACCTCAACTATGTGCAGGCGCTGACCTCCAAAGACGACGAATTTACAAATACTAGATTTGGTATGGCTACACTGGCTCCCCGGTATGAAACCTCGGATTTTAGTGCAAGTATCCCTCTTGCGTATGTGATGGAAACCGGGAGTATCCATGTTGGATTGGCGGTTCGGTATAAATACATCACGGCCGGTTGTGTGAGCCTGCCCAACATGCCTTTAAATCACATTTATTTTGGAATCAGCCTGCCTGTTTTGGAAAAGGTATTTTAAAAAGATTTAATATGAAAAGAAAATTACTACTCCTCATTATACTAATTGTTACGACTTGGTCTTATGGTCAATATACGGCTATTCCTGACCCAAATTTTGAACAAGCTTTAATTGACCAGGGGTACGATTCAGAAGGGGGGGCTGTCGATGGTCAAATATTGACTACTGATATCCAGAACATTACATTTCTCAATCTCACAGGCGACCCAAATTTTAATGTAAACCAAAATGAGATAGGTTTAGGAATTACAGATTTAACAGGAATAAAGGATTTTGGGAGTTTGCAAGTATTATGGGTACAGGGTAATGACCTGACCGTGCTGGATGTAGAAGGAATGTCTTCCCTTTTAGATATTCGAGCCTTTTTTAATGATTTGGAGCAAATTAACATTAACGGTCTGATCAATTTGGAGATTATAGGTCTTAACGTCAATAATCTTTCGGGTATTAATGTATCCACCAACACAAGTCTGGAGATTTTTGATATTGCCCAAAACAACCTTTTGGGTCTGGATATTTCTGGTCTTAGCAATTTAACCAACATGAACGTGCAGGACAACCCTAACTTATCCTGTATACAAGTGGAAAGTGCTGCAACGGCCACGTCCCTAAACGGCAATACCAATTTTAGAAAAAATGGTGCTACTGTTTTTTCAAACTCATGTCCTTCTATTTACACTCAGATCCCTGATCGAAATTTTGAATCTGCTTTAATCTCGAACGGAATTGACACCCAAGGTGGTATCCCAAATGGTTTGGTACTGACTGCAGACATTTCGAACCAAACTAACTTGGATATTTCCAATCAAGGGGTAACGGACCTAACTGGTTTGGAAGCGTTTACCTCTTTGGAAATACTGGATGTAAGTAACAATAATTTAAATGCTCTAAGACTTCAAAACCTTAGTTTAATTGAAATTTATGCTAATAACACTAATGTAGCTGGTGGCGAAATATTCTTTCAAAATGTGCCCAGTGGTTTACCATTGTCTAACGTAACTACCTTGGAATTAATAAATAATAGTTTAGGAAATGCATCTTCTAATTTTAGTTTTGGTGGTGTTCCTAATGTACAGACTTTGAATATTAGCGGAAATAATTTTGGCACCTTAACACTTGGGGGGCAAACAGATTATATTTCTAATCTCATTGCTTCCAATTGCCCAAACCTAAACAACTTGACCGGTTTAGGTTCTTTATCACAATTACAGGAATTGACCATTACCAATTCCAATTTTACAAGCTTGGATTTTACCGGTTTAGACTTACTTAGTACGCTACGGGTTGACAATAACAACTTTGAATCTTTGAACCTCAAAGACATTGACGACACACTAACGACGCTGAATGCCATCGGAAATGTTAATTTAAGCTGTATTGAAGTAAGTAATGTTGGCACCGCCCAGGCCCAAGGGGGGTGGCAAAAAGATGATGCAACAGAATACCGGACAGATTGTAGTACAGTCCAACCGTTTTTGGTATCTGCAACTCTAACCGGAGCGGGTATTGGGCCGAATTTCTCCGTTAATGAAGGTGAATCTTTCTCCATTGAAATAAATGCGTTAAGCGATGAAGCGGATGGACAGACTTTCAGCTACGCTTACGTTCCCAGTGGCATAAGCTTAGACGACTATACACCTCCACCAAACCCAAGTAGTTTTACTGTAAATAGTTCTCAGGTCGTTGATGGTAGAATCACTTTTGAGATTACAGATGATAACATTCCTAACGAAGGTGAAACAATAATTATCGAATTATTCGAAGACAATGAAAATTGGAATTGGGAAAATGCCTCCGCAAATGGGACAAGAACCTTTGAAATAAAAATAAATGATGCTCTGACCAATGCACCTTTAATAGTGGAGGCACAAATTAATGGTACAGAGGGCAGTGCTCCCAATTACAGTATCAGAGAAGGGAACACTTTCAACATAGAATTCAACGCCCTGGGTAATGATTTTGAAAACCAAGATTTCCCTATTATTTTCGAGGTTACGGGAAACTCACAACCAGAGGACTATAACGGCTCTACAAGCCCCAGTTCGTTTACAGTAAATGCATCCACGCCCATTGATGGCAGTATAGCTTTTGAAATCACAAATGACGGAGTTGATGAGTCTGGAGAAACCATTGTTATAACCCTTCCAAAACCAACATCAAATTATGAATGGGCAAATGCTGAGGCAGATGGGAGTTTAAGCTTTGAAATTATATTAACAGATGCTTTCCTTCAAACCAGTACTTTCTCTTCAGCTATCGTGGGTGCGAACCAAGACGCCAATGGGAATTATTTCGTAAATGAGGGAGATGAAATTGAGATTCATATTGAGGCTAATGAGATTAATTTACCTCAAGGTTCTCCATTCACATTCGAATATCAAGTTTCCACTACCGGCGATAGCAATGATTACGTCGTTGAATCATCAAACCCTTATACATTTACCATTGACAACACTAGTAATCCAGACGGAAAACTTAATATAAAAGTTAACACCGACAATTTTAATGACGGTGGAGAAACTATAACAATAGTACTTCAAAGTAATGAAAATGTACTTTGGGAGGATGGATATGACCAGATAACAGATTTTTATGAAGATGCATCCTTTACCTTTGAAATTGTTGACGTCCCACCTATTGGTTTTAATATAAAAGCTGAGTTAGAAAATACTGGCGGAACTGAAGGAAACGGAATCCAAGCTGGCAGAGATGGAGCTATAGAGGATGGAATGGGTACTGATACTTTTACCCTTACTCTTAAAAATAATGATGGATCACCTTATGTGACCGACCAAGAATTGGTATTTCAAATAAATTTTATTCCAGACCCTAACCCTCAAAATGATGGAAAGAGTGCCGACGAAAGTGATTTTATCATTCCAACGCCCTCTGAAATAAGAATTGCACCTAGAACTTCCAGTGGTTCAATTACCGTTCAATTGCCTCAAGAAACCGAAGATGATATTCTTCATGAGTACTATCTCGCCGCTGTAACACAAGATACCGAAAGCCCCCCAATTCGAATGCCGGAAGCATTACAAGCCAAAATTATTGATGATGAAGGAAAGTTTAGAGTTTTTTATACAATTGATAGTAGTAACCTTTTTTTGGCTGACTACCCAGGAGCTGGTTGTTGTGCTCACAATAATGTTGAGGAGGGAGAATCAATAAAGTTCTCGTTTAATGCAGAAAAAGGAGTAATTTTAAATGAAGAATATAAGATTGGCATATCCTATCCAAAAGCAACTCACCCAGAGGATGTTATGATTGATGCTCTGCAGGGCGAAAGTGAGGATTTTTATAATACCGCGGAATTTGAAGAATTGTTTGATAATAGTGATAATCCTCCCAAAAGAATAGAAATCATTACATCTGAGGTAATTGAAAATGATCCAGATTTCAATTTATCTATTCGAACAATTGCTGATGGTGATCCGAAGGAAAAATTTGCGATTGAATTAACCTCCCAAAGCGATAACTTTCTTTTAATAAGTTCAAAAATAACCTATCCTGATTATGTAATAATACCCACAATTCAAGCTTCTTTACAAGTATTGGATGATACAGCCGATGAAGAAAATCAAGAAGATAAAGGTGTTTTTAATATAAAGCTTGAAGATGAAGCAGGAGCTCCCATTGATATGTCAATTTATTATACTATCGAAGGAAGTGCCATAAATGGAACGGATTATGTCTTTTTAAGAGATTCTATATTTTTTGCTAGGGGAGAAATTGAAAAAACTATTGATATTGAAGCAATTGCGGATGATTTCCCAGAAGATACTAAGACTATAATTCTCACACTGTTGGATAAAAAAGGTTATTCCATAAGCAGCAACAATAGGGGTATTGTTACCATACCAAAAAACGACCAAGATCTTATTGAATATTCAGTTACCCTAACAGCGCTTCAAGACATAATAACCGAGTTGTCCGGTAGTAATGTAGGAACATTTGATGTTTCCATTTCTCCGGCCAATACTTCTGGAAACGATGTCATTGTAAATTATGCTTTTATCGATAATGGAAAGCCTAACCCTGCAACAGAAGGTGAGGGTAATGACTTTACACAATCTGGCAATGGACAATTAATTTTTGTGAGTGGTGGCCCCTCAACACAACAAATTACGGTCACCGCATTAGCCGATCCTGAGACGGGCCCAGAGGTTCCCGAAACTATAACGTTATCACTTGTAGATGGCAATCAATACAGTGCGGCGGCCACTCCCGTTGCCGTAATGGAAATACTAAGTACAGAGGTAAATCGTGACAGACTTGATGAAAATGCATTGGAGGTTCAAGTGTTAAGTAATACCTGCGCAAACTCCAATGAAGGTAATGTTATTATAAAAAATAATTCCCCTTTTGCTTATTTGGCAACAATAGTCAAAGAAGATGGAGAAGAAATTACTTTTTCTTTAAATCCTCCAAAAGGTGAGGAAGAAAATGGTGAGATTGAAATAGAAAATCTACCTTCCGGTAGACATTTGGTCTCTTTTAAATTTGAGGACGAATCCATAGAACTTATCCCCCCGATTTTTGAAATATTCATTGAAGCTTTAAATGGTACCTCCCTCAAAGCGAAAAGTATAGACTTTTCCAGTAAAATGGGATATTTAAAGGTATCTGGTAGCAGGAAATATATTGTTTACAACAATGAAAAGGAGTACGTTTTCGATACACAAGGGTACGATGAAACTATTATTTCCGTACCGTTGGAAGATGGAGTCAATAATCTAAAAATTAAAGGTGAAGCTGCCTGTCAAGGAATCTTGGAAACTACACTTAATTTAACAGAGTTGACAATATATCCGAACCCTAGCCAAGGAAGGATAATAATTAACGGGTTTTTAAGAGACAGCAAAGCTAAAGTTTTTGTTACCAGTCTAGAAGGTAAAAATATTTATACAGAAACAATGGAAATAAAAAATAATCGCCTTGACCTTGATTTATCGTTCTTTCCTAGTGCACTATATATAGTAAATGTCGCTACGGAATCTGGTGAAAATATAGAATTTAAATTATTAAAGAACTGAAGACATGAAAAAAGTAATTATTTGTTCTTTTATGGCATTAGTAAGCCTATTACTAGCATGTGATGGTGAATTTGTAAAAAATGATTTAGCTATTTTTTTGACTTCACCAAAAAATGATGCCCCCTGTCTAGACGGTGAAAAAGTTGGTGAGAAACTTGATATACCCGTTGAATGGACTATAGAGGGATTACCTAATAATTTGATTATTTATGTAGACAAACTAGATGATAATAAAGAAATCATAGACATTTCAAACCAACAACAAATACCTATAGCAGTCGAAGAAACTTCAAAAAAAATCACTGTCGATCCAGGCAGTTGGTATCAATGGCAAATAATTGGAAATGAAGGAAACCTAAAAAGTGATGTATATACATTTTTCAGTGAAGGCCCTCCATCACCTAACCAAGTTCCTTTACCGGCGCAAATTCAAATTACAAGAAACAGTAATTCTCAGGTTCAATTTAATTGGACACAAACTCCAGATCTTGACAATGATCGTTTAGTTTTTGATGTTTTTTTTGGAGAAACAGAGGATACAAGTATTCCTCTCCGGGAAAACTTGGAAAGCCCAGAAGAAATATCACTCTCACCAATAGAAGCAGATAAAACGTACTACATAAAAGTAATTACCAAGGAAATTAGATCGGACAATACCGTAGGTAATAGAGCGATAGCTTTGTTAAAAGTTGCCGTGAATGGTTGATTTAAAAGGCCTTGTTTATTATAAAAGTCGAAATGTAGTATTTCTAATATTTTTTCATTTCGTGACGCTCAGCGCACAAAATGACATCCAATCCAATAATCTATTTAGCGTTCAACCCCCCCTCCCCCTCCAACTCTCCTACACCAATAAGCAAATAAAAAAGGAGACGAATAAAGAAAAGGGCATTCATACCAATTTATTATACAAGCAAGGAGAAAATTGGGATACCGTTCCCATATCCCTTAGGGCACGGGGGAACTTTAGAAGAAATACCTGTTATTTTACCCCCTTAAAAGTATACTTTAAACGGGGTGGTACCCAGAACACGCCCTTTGAAGACCACAAAAACATAAAAATAGTTTTGCCTTGTTTATTGGAGGACCGCAGCAACGATGACGTACTTAAAGAATACTTGGCCTATAAAATGTATGAATTACTATCCCCTATCCACTTTAAGACCCGCTTGGCAACATTGGACTATACGGATACCCGTGGTGAAAAAGAGGAACTACACCCGTTGGCCATGTTTTTAAATGACTCCAACAAAGTTCTGTACAACGGTGAGGAAGCTTGGGCCGCTAGAAAACCAAAAAACCATACCTTGCTAACCATCCTTATTGAGGATGACAAAGTAGTGGCCAAGCGCAATGATGCCAAAGTACTTGAGCGTTTTGTGCATCCCTTGAACCAGGAGGAAACCATCTCCACCACCAATGCCTTTTTCCAGTTTATGATCGGGAATACGGATTTCTCCACAGCCTATAGCCATAACCAAAAACTGATTTTCAAGGAGGGCAAAAGCTATCCTATTCCCTATGATTTTGACATGAGCGGTCTGGTGAATGCTTCCTACGCGGTTGTATCCAACATAAATAACACTTCTTTGGAAATTGATAAGGTGACCGAACGCCAATACCGAGGATTCAAACGGAATACTGCCCTTTTTGAAGACACTCGCAAGCATTTTCTTTCGCAAGAGTCGGAAATCCTAAAAATACTGGAAGCGCATAAACCCCTATTCAAAGAAGTTAAAAGCTATGAAACGGCACACGATTTTATATCCGACTTCTTTGCCATTTTGAAAAATGACCTTCGGTTTCAAAATGAGATTGTGGAAATAGCAAGGGAGAAATAATCCAACTTTACTTGTAATAAGAGTTGAATTCCGTCTTAGTATTAATATACTTTACCAAATGCTTGTAAAACTTTACAAATCCAGCACTAAAAAGCGTCACGGCAATAATGGGAGCGGACTTGATTACAATCCCATTTTTAAACAGGGAGATGGTCAACCAAACAAAGAGTACGGTAAAAACGAATAAAATGGCCTTACGTACGGTCCTATAACTGATCTTTAATTTCGTGTCCAACCAAATGAAGTAGGCACTGGCCAAAAAGCTGAGTAAAAAGGTTAGAATAACAATCCAAAACAAAGGAACTTCATATAAAAAGGTATTGTATAGGATCATGGAAATGATATTGGCATGTATGACCATACCATACATATCCGGAATGCTTTTACCGGCCGTTACCTTGTTCAAAGGGGTAAAGTGTTTGTCTTCCACATCAAAGGGATTTCCGGTAGGGCTGCCCAAATAACCGAACAAAACAATTTTGTCCTTCACCATTTTTTTATTGGGAAAAGAAAGAAAATCCTTTAGCGGAAAATGGACAAATCCCAAGTAATCACTCTTATAGTTTATCAATTTGGGTTTCGATAATTTTTTGGGATAACCTCTAGC
This genomic interval carries:
- a CDS encoding DUF5723 family protein — its product is MQRDHYILSFILFLPFLALAQFGHGTVFDNYGGIYNVVQNPANSVESKYRYHINGMSYHFFNPTEIGETDFQDIIQNPNGFNALDFQEVDEKSLSLKNNSMVDQDILLPSVLWGFSPRHAAAFLWRSRSYTDYQGYNGGLWARLTNPDYNGSIPINTSNFNNTTHQWDEFGINYAFAAIRGNYHFLKIGGTIKYLAGRRGTEVRGSLSTDENGNITGVEQLTYLNTATASLPSNATAETDAFYTHAIGFDYNGQGIGGDIGLVYEWRPRETNRVGARNSSATVNTYKLRLSAAVLDIGGIEYGKEEKDIRKMLFKFEGNSIEPDNTEELFQTLDGANTHTPQDERIQQGSVTFALPMSLNINADYLVLNDNKYYVNLNYVQALTSKDDEFTNTRFGMATLAPRYETSDFSASIPLAYVMETGSIHVGLAVRYKYITAGCVSLPNMPLNHIYFGISLPVLEKVF
- a CDS encoding Calx-beta domain-containing protein codes for the protein MKRKLLLLIILIVTTWSYGQYTAIPDPNFEQALIDQGYDSEGGAVDGQILTTDIQNITFLNLTGDPNFNVNQNEIGLGITDLTGIKDFGSLQVLWVQGNDLTVLDVEGMSSLLDIRAFFNDLEQININGLINLEIIGLNVNNLSGINVSTNTSLEIFDIAQNNLLGLDISGLSNLTNMNVQDNPNLSCIQVESAATATSLNGNTNFRKNGATVFSNSCPSIYTQIPDRNFESALISNGIDTQGGIPNGLVLTADISNQTNLDISNQGVTDLTGLEAFTSLEILDVSNNNLNALRLQNLSLIEIYANNTNVAGGEIFFQNVPSGLPLSNVTTLELINNSLGNASSNFSFGGVPNVQTLNISGNNFGTLTLGGQTDYISNLIASNCPNLNNLTGLGSLSQLQELTITNSNFTSLDFTGLDLLSTLRVDNNNFESLNLKDIDDTLTTLNAIGNVNLSCIEVSNVGTAQAQGGWQKDDATEYRTDCSTVQPFLVSATLTGAGIGPNFSVNEGESFSIEINALSDEADGQTFSYAYVPSGISLDDYTPPPNPSSFTVNSSQVVDGRITFEITDDNIPNEGETIIIELFEDNENWNWENASANGTRTFEIKINDALTNAPLIVEAQINGTEGSAPNYSIREGNTFNIEFNALGNDFENQDFPIIFEVTGNSQPEDYNGSTSPSSFTVNASTPIDGSIAFEITNDGVDESGETIVITLPKPTSNYEWANAEADGSLSFEIILTDAFLQTSTFSSAIVGANQDANGNYFVNEGDEIEIHIEANEINLPQGSPFTFEYQVSTTGDSNDYVVESSNPYTFTIDNTSNPDGKLNIKVNTDNFNDGGETITIVLQSNENVLWEDGYDQITDFYEDASFTFEIVDVPPIGFNIKAELENTGGTEGNGIQAGRDGAIEDGMGTDTFTLTLKNNDGSPYVTDQELVFQINFIPDPNPQNDGKSADESDFIIPTPSEIRIAPRTSSGSITVQLPQETEDDILHEYYLAAVTQDTESPPIRMPEALQAKIIDDEGKFRVFYTIDSSNLFLADYPGAGCCAHNNVEEGESIKFSFNAEKGVILNEEYKIGISYPKATHPEDVMIDALQGESEDFYNTAEFEELFDNSDNPPKRIEIITSEVIENDPDFNLSIRTIADGDPKEKFAIELTSQSDNFLLISSKITYPDYVIIPTIQASLQVLDDTADEENQEDKGVFNIKLEDEAGAPIDMSIYYTIEGSAINGTDYVFLRDSIFFARGEIEKTIDIEAIADDFPEDTKTIILTLLDKKGYSISSNNRGIVTIPKNDQDLIEYSVTLTALQDIITELSGSNVGTFDVSISPANTSGNDVIVNYAFIDNGKPNPATEGEGNDFTQSGNGQLIFVSGGPSTQQITVTALADPETGPEVPETITLSLVDGNQYSAAATPVAVMEILSTEVNRDRLDENALEVQVLSNTCANSNEGNVIIKNNSPFAYLATIVKEDGEEITFSLNPPKGEEENGEIEIENLPSGRHLVSFKFEDESIELIPPIFEIFIEALNGTSLKAKSIDFSSKMGYLKVSGSRKYIVYNNEKEYVFDTQGYDETIISVPLEDGVNNLKIKGEAACQGILETTLNLTELTIYPNPSQGRIIINGFLRDSKAKVFVTSLEGKNIYTETMEIKNNRLDLDLSFFPSALYIVNVATESGENIEFKLLKN
- a CDS encoding CHASE2 domain-containing protein, giving the protein MDSELVPKRSKRKLLWRDALFSTLLSLMTCFLLSLLFVNLNFFNPLKKALEDFSFLDIYYSEQMNPNLDMDSNIVLINIEHENRETILEGLQNVLAENPTVVGFDVMLQHFDKSKTDTLLARVLNDKRVISGYILKENQFFLNHPFFVGDGKQGYVNYNFGYQDAVVREFTPTYVFQENTFEAFPVAVAKSYMSTDKWYARGYPKKLSKPKLINYKSDYLGFVHFPLKDFLSFPNKKMVKDKIVLFGYLGSPTGNPFDVEDKHFTPLNKVTAGKSIPDMYGMVIHANIISMILYNTFLYEVPLFWIVILTFLLSFLASAYFIWLDTKLKISYRTVRKAILFVFTVLFVWLTISLFKNGIVIKSAPIIAVTLFSAGFVKFYKHLVKYINTKTEFNSYYK